One region of Hymenobacter sediminicola genomic DNA includes:
- a CDS encoding YihY/virulence factor BrkB family protein, with protein MTKVHATGPTRRRLTDGVILLRRAARELAANDPLRLGAATAFFTTFALPPILIILIQLLSSLYSASIARTLLLTKLSGFLGATAAGLVEQILQNVSNVQRTRLVTWLGFGFLLFIATTLFVVIQNSLNQLWQIRPKRSGGRLGKVLKERARSLGVLLATGMLTLLAFTTDATLAFLADYVRDFDANFGYYLFQVFNQITSLLILAAWFAVTFRNLSSAKVPWQAVVRGAVLTAVLIDLGEFALGHLLVPRNLGPIYGPASSVVLVLLFVFYSAMIFYFGACFTKAYAHYAGIDIKPKKSAVRYRLVDIVEDQEG; from the coding sequence ATGACAAAAGTACACGCGACGGGCCCAACTCGCCGCCGCCTCACCGATGGCGTGATATTGCTGCGCCGTGCCGCCCGCGAACTGGCTGCCAACGACCCGCTCCGGCTGGGCGCGGCCACGGCATTCTTCACCACGTTTGCGCTGCCTCCCATCCTCATTATTCTCATCCAGCTGCTGAGTTCCCTCTACTCGGCCTCCATTGCGCGCACCCTGCTGCTTACCAAGCTTTCTGGTTTTTTGGGGGCTACCGCCGCCGGTTTGGTAGAGCAGATTCTGCAGAACGTGAGCAATGTGCAGCGTACCCGGCTGGTTACATGGCTGGGCTTCGGGTTTTTGCTTTTCATTGCTACCACGCTGTTCGTAGTCATCCAAAACTCGCTCAACCAGCTCTGGCAGATACGGCCCAAGCGCAGCGGCGGGCGGCTGGGCAAAGTGCTGAAGGAGCGGGCCCGCTCGCTGGGCGTGCTGCTTGCTACCGGCATGCTCACGTTGCTGGCCTTCACCACCGACGCCACTCTAGCCTTCCTGGCCGACTATGTGCGTGACTTCGACGCCAACTTTGGCTATTACCTGTTCCAGGTGTTCAACCAGATTACCTCGCTGCTGATTCTAGCCGCGTGGTTTGCCGTCACGTTTCGCAACCTGAGCAGCGCCAAGGTACCCTGGCAGGCGGTAGTGCGCGGGGCAGTCCTCACCGCTGTTCTCATCGATTTGGGCGAGTTTGCGCTGGGGCATCTGCTGGTGCCACGCAACCTGGGGCCTATCTACGGTCCCGCTTCCAGCGTGGTATTGGTGCTGCTATTTGTTTTTTATTCGGCTATGATATTCTACTTCGGTGCTTGCTTCACCAAGGCT
- a CDS encoding DUF2062 domain-containing protein, protein MSLSVPPVSSAPPVPVSWWRRRLVSPLLNMLKQGLSPAQLSLTVALGVIFGTVPILGITTLMATATAVRLRLNVAALLLVSHLMSPVQLVLLIPLLRLGAGLIGNGKGPELTLTQLQYLFAHDWQQALQLLWQAGLGALLIWAAVSVPVGLALNFGLRPVFRRLLARQAQKATTEPEEQNL, encoded by the coding sequence GTGTCCCTATCTGTTCCTCCTGTTTCGTCGGCTCCGCCGGTACCTGTCAGTTGGTGGCGGCGGCGCCTCGTCAGTCCGCTCCTGAATATGCTCAAGCAGGGCCTTAGCCCCGCACAATTGTCGTTGACAGTGGCTTTGGGAGTGATTTTCGGGACCGTGCCCATACTGGGCATCACCACCCTGATGGCTACTGCCACGGCCGTTCGGCTACGCCTGAATGTAGCCGCGCTGCTACTGGTCAGCCACTTGATGAGTCCGGTGCAACTGGTGCTACTTATTCCGCTGCTTCGCCTGGGAGCCGGCCTGATCGGAAACGGAAAGGGGCCGGAACTGACGCTGACCCAACTACAGTATCTGTTTGCCCATGACTGGCAGCAGGCGTTACAATTGCTCTGGCAGGCCGGACTGGGTGCGCTGCTGATCTGGGCGGCCGTATCGGTTCCGGTAGGGCTGGCTCTGAACTTCGGGTTGCGGCCGGTGTTTCGGCGGCTTCTGGCCCGGCAGGCACAGAAAGCAACCACAGAACCGGAAGAGCAGAATCTATAA